The Methanomicrobiales archaeon genomic interval AGCCTGCCCTCCCCCGAAAGCGATCCCTGAACTGCAATGGCCGGGAAGGGCGGGCATCGCACCGGATGCGTCTCGGCGGTGCCGCCCCCGTCCCGACCCGCTGGGAGAGTGGAAGGACGGATCAGCAGCAGAAATAGTCTCTAGGAGAGACTGAGGACATCCGACATGCCATAGAGGCCCGGCTCCCTCCCGGCCACCCATCGAACGGCACGGAGAGCCCCGCTGGCAAAGACCGCACGGTCGTAGGCCCGATGGGTGAGGTCGATGCACTCGAAGTTGCCGGCGAAGAGCACGGAGTGATCGCCGACGATGTCTCCTCCGCGGATTACGTGCACGCCGATCTCCTGGCCCCTCACCATCACCCCCTCCCTGCCGTACGTCTTCTCGCGGGAGCCGAGCTCACCCTGGAGTGCGTCGAGGATCATCTTCGCCGTTCCGCTGGGGGCGTCCTTCTTGTAGCGGTGGTGGGCCTCGATCACCTCGACATCGTAACCCTCCAGCCGTTTTGCCGCCTCCCGCACCAGGTGCAGGAAGATGTTCACGCCCACGGAGAAGTTGCTCGATACGACCGCCGGAACGGTGCCGGCGACGGCGGTGCGGATCGCCTCTCTCTGCTCGGGTGTGAACCCGGTCGTCCCGACCACCAAAGCGACGCCGTGACGGCTTGCTGCCTGGACGTTGCTGACGGCGGCAGCGGCGACGGTGAAGTCCACCAGCACGTCGGGCCGCGTGGCAGCCAGGGCCGCATCGATCTCCCGTGCCGGGTATACCGGAGCGTCGAAGAAGCTGCCCTCGGCGAGATCGATGCCGCCTACGAGCTCCAGGTCTTGAGCCTCCTTCACCAGACGCCCCACCGTGGTTCCCATGCGCCCGAGAGCCCCGCTGACAGCGACCCTAATCATAGCGGGCGAGCACCTCTCTCAGCTGCGCTGTCTTCTTCTCATCGAGATCGTCCAGGGGCAGACGCACCGGTCCTGCCGCCATTCCCCGCAGATTGACTGCTGTTTTGATCGGGATCGGATTGGTGTCGATGAATAGAGAGCGGAAGAGAGGGGAGAGCTCGTAGTGCAGCGCCTTCGCACGCTCCAGACTGCCTTCCCTGAACGCCTCGTACATCTGCACCATGCGCCCCGGCTCCACGTTTGCGGCAACCGAGATCACTCCGCTGCCGCCGAGGGCGAGAATCGGCAATGTGAGGTTGTCGTCTCCGGAGATCAGGCTGAAGTCCAAGCTCCGCGTCTCTTCTATGATGCGCGACATCTGCCCGAGGTTCCCGCTCGCCTCCTTGATGCCGACGATATTGGGATGCTGCGCCAGATCCTTTATGAGATCCCACTCCAGATTCTGGCCGGTCCTCCCCGGAACGTTGTAGATCACGACGGGAATGTCGAGATCGGCGAGCGCCGTGTAGTGCTTGACCAGTCCGGAACGGTTCGGCTTGTTGTAGTAGGGACTGATGACCAGGACCCCATCCGCTCCCAGGTCTGCGGCCGCCCGCGTCAGCTCGAGCGCTTCGGTGGTGTTGTTGGAGCCTGTGCCGGCGAGGACGGGGACGCGCCCGTTCACCTCGTCGACTGCGATCGCAATGACCTCCTCGTGCTCGCGAAACGAGAGCGTCGCGGACTCTCCCGTGGATCCGCAGGGGACGATACCATGAACTCCCGCCTCCAGAAGCCAGCGGATGTTGGATCGAAGCCCGTCCCCATCCAGGCTGTAGTCCTTGTGAAAAGGAGTGATTATTGCCGGAAAAACTCCCGCAAACATGGATGACTATATAGAAGTCATCGTCTATTTATGTTTCCGCTTTAAATTGATTCTGTGCGTGATCGAACCCGCGACCCGGTTCCGCACCTGCTTGCTCTCAATGGTGGTCAGTTCGGTGACCAGGTGTTTGTTCTCGTCAAAGTTATCGGAGAATCTCTCACCGTATCGGGAGAGGAGTTCCTCGCTCACAGATTTGATATATGTCGGTTTTGTTCCCATGCACACCGTTCCTACGTATCAATTGCCCTATCCTGTATGCGTGCTGATATCTTAATAATATTGTCTGCCACACGCATCGGATCCTCCGCGAAAATCCGAACGAGGGGTTCAATGCCCTCCCGCCCACGGTTCCAGATCGCATCGGGCACCCCCTCTCTGCAGCAGAATGCCACACCCCACTCCA includes:
- the dapB gene encoding 4-hydroxy-tetrahydrodipicolinate reductase; the encoded protein is MIRVAVSGALGRMGTTVGRLVKEAQDLELVGGIDLAEGSFFDAPVYPAREIDAALAATRPDVLVDFTVAAAAVSNVQAASRHGVALVVGTTGFTPEQREAIRTAVAGTVPAVVSSNFSVGVNIFLHLVREAAKRLEGYDVEVIEAHHRYKKDAPSGTAKMILDALQGELGSREKTYGREGVMVRGQEIGVHVIRGGDIVGDHSVLFAGNFECIDLTHRAYDRAVFASGALRAVRWVAGREPGLYGMSDVLSLS
- the dapA gene encoding 4-hydroxy-tetrahydrodipicolinate synthase codes for the protein MFAGVFPAIITPFHKDYSLDGDGLRSNIRWLLEAGVHGIVPCGSTGESATLSFREHEEVIAIAVDEVNGRVPVLAGTGSNNTTEALELTRAAADLGADGVLVISPYYNKPNRSGLVKHYTALADLDIPVVIYNVPGRTGQNLEWDLIKDLAQHPNIVGIKEASGNLGQMSRIIEETRSLDFSLISGDDNLTLPILALGGSGVISVAANVEPGRMVQMYEAFREGSLERAKALHYELSPLFRSLFIDTNPIPIKTAVNLRGMAAGPVRLPLDDLDEKKTAQLREVLARYD
- a CDS encoding 30S ribosomal protein S17e, which translates into the protein MGTKPTYIKSVSEELLSRYGERFSDNFDENKHLVTELTTIESKQVRNRVAGSITHRINLKRKHK